The following proteins are co-located in the Streptomyces sp. NBC_00435 genome:
- a CDS encoding molybdopterin-dependent oxidoreductase encodes MTRAGTSKRYALGALGGLLAAFAGLALAQLVAVAVRPEAAPLAAVGGAVVDRTPAALKEWAVRQFGTDDKLVLALGIGAVLSAVAIAAGLLAVRHPRAGTALAAAFGALGAAAALSRPEASWKDALPSPAGGLAAAGVLYLLVTALNRPGSHPLPGGSGAPGRSAVLDRRGFGRLALATLVVSAGVAYAGRRLGAFGSAGATASRAGLVLPEPAVPAPPVPAGADLRIPGTARFLTPDRDFYRVDTALVVPRVDADTWRLDIHGDGVARPLTLDLRELLSRPLVEHDITLTCVSNEVGGPYAGNARWLGVRLGDLLREAGVRPPSRGGPADQLVARSVDGMTLGTPVEAVMDGREALLAVGMNGGPLPFEHGFPVRMVVPGLYGYVSACKWLRELRLTTFDAYDAYWVRRSWAQRAPVKTQSRIDTPRASAELAAGPVAVAGVAWAQHRGIARVEVRVDAGPWREARLGDADGDDTWRQWVWPWEAAPGRHVLEVRATDRTDAVQTGERAGTLPDGATGWHSVPVRVRS; translated from the coding sequence ATGACGCGTGCGGGAACCTCGAAGCGGTACGCGCTCGGCGCGCTCGGAGGGCTGCTGGCCGCGTTCGCCGGACTGGCCCTGGCGCAGCTCGTCGCGGTGGCCGTCCGGCCCGAGGCCGCCCCGCTCGCCGCGGTGGGCGGAGCCGTGGTCGACCGTACCCCGGCCGCCCTCAAGGAATGGGCGGTCCGGCAGTTCGGGACGGACGACAAGCTGGTCCTGGCCCTCGGCATCGGCGCCGTACTGTCCGCCGTCGCGATCGCGGCGGGGCTGCTCGCCGTACGGCACCCGCGCGCGGGCACCGCGCTCGCGGCCGCCTTCGGGGCGCTCGGCGCGGCGGCCGCGCTCAGCCGCCCGGAGGCGTCCTGGAAGGACGCGCTGCCCTCGCCGGCTGGCGGGCTCGCGGCTGCCGGGGTGCTGTACCTGCTGGTCACAGCCTTGAACCGACCCGGGTCCCATCCGCTGCCCGGCGGGTCCGGCGCCCCCGGCCGGTCCGCGGTCCTGGACCGGCGCGGCTTCGGCCGCCTCGCCCTCGCCACCCTGGTGGTCTCGGCCGGGGTTGCGTACGCCGGGCGGCGGCTCGGCGCCTTCGGCTCCGCGGGAGCCACGGCCTCGCGGGCCGGCCTCGTCCTGCCGGAACCCGCCGTACCGGCCCCGCCGGTACCGGCCGGGGCGGACCTGCGGATCCCCGGGACCGCCCGCTTCCTCACCCCGGACCGGGACTTCTACCGGGTGGACACCGCCCTGGTCGTCCCGCGCGTGGACGCGGACACCTGGCGGCTGGACATCCACGGCGACGGAGTCGCCAGGCCCCTCACCCTGGATCTGCGCGAGCTGCTCTCCCGCCCCCTGGTCGAGCACGACATCACCCTCACGTGCGTGTCCAACGAGGTCGGCGGCCCCTACGCGGGCAACGCGCGCTGGCTCGGCGTCCGCCTCGGCGACCTGCTCCGCGAGGCGGGGGTCCGGCCGCCGTCGCGGGGCGGACCCGCCGACCAGCTGGTGGCGCGTTCGGTGGACGGGATGACGCTCGGCACCCCTGTGGAGGCCGTGATGGACGGCCGCGAGGCACTGCTGGCCGTCGGGATGAACGGCGGGCCGCTGCCCTTCGAGCACGGTTTCCCCGTCCGGATGGTCGTGCCGGGCCTCTACGGGTACGTCTCCGCGTGCAAATGGCTGCGCGAGCTGCGCCTGACCACCTTCGACGCGTACGACGCCTACTGGGTCCGCCGGTCCTGGGCCCAGCGGGCTCCGGTCAAGACCCAGTCCCGCATCGACACCCCGCGTGCCTCCGCCGAACTCGCGGCGGGCCCGGTGGCCGTCGCCGGAGTGGCCTGGGCGCAGCACCGGGGCATCGCGCGGGTCGAGGTGCGGGTGGACGCGGGCCCCTGGCGGGAGGCCCGGCTCGGGGACGCCGACGGGGACGACACCTGGCGCCAGTGGGTGTGGCCCTGGGAGGCGGCTCCCGGCCGGCACGTCCTGGAGGTCCGCGCCACGGACCGTACGGACGCCGTGCAGACGGGGGAACGCGCCGGCACCCTCCCCGACGGGGCCACCGGGTGGCACTCCGTACCGGTGCGGGTCCGGAGCTGA
- a CDS encoding alpha-N-acetylglucosaminidase: MPVPTPRRRRDRRVRRRITLAALPAALLTLAVAGTAPGAAARGTESPAQPPVQAQAQAPARAHAADASAPRPRTFDAAPARASLERLLPRHARQFTLVPEAPAGADAFTVSGTAGAITVRGSSGATLLTGVGWYLQHVAGADIGWPGDSIGLLPAVLPAVGAPVTRSAQVTHRYALNDTDDGYAGPYRTFEQHQRQIDLLALHGINEVFVQVGAEYPYYRALQRFGSTAEELREWIPGPGHQSWWLLQNLSGFGGPVSEQLMRTRAELGGRIADQLRGLGMTPVLPGYFGTVPPAFAERNPGAETVPQGDWAGFDRPDWLDPVSPVFGRLAAAYYAEQRAVFGDSTMYRMSPLHEGGQTGSVDVKAAARAVQQALWAAHPGALWAVLGWQDDPTKELLSGVDTSKLLILDGLSDRYNRLDRETRWGGAPYAIGSIYNFGGHTTIGANTSVWIERLQDWRTKPGSALTGIAYLPEATGTNPAAFDLFTDLAWEPGPIDQRQWFAEFAARRYGAPDAAASAAWEELRMGPYSTSSGLWSESQDSLFAARPGLAAVGSAYWSPKSMRYPAGSVRRALDHLLRVDPRLRGSSAYRFDLVDTARQALANHSRVLLPRIKAAYEARDLTLFRELTGDWAHREEQLDTLVGSDPNFLLGSWLSAARAHGADPAEADRYEYDARSILSVWGRRSTSEGGFLHDYANREWSGLISELYARRWSAYFTSLEEALVRRAAPEAIDWHAFEDDWARLTTRHPDRPSGDPYALASGIAATLPEVE, encoded by the coding sequence ATGCCGGTCCCGACCCCACGACGCCGGCGGGACCGGCGGGTGCGCCGCCGGATCACGTTGGCCGCACTGCCCGCGGCCCTGCTCACCCTGGCGGTCGCCGGGACCGCACCGGGGGCGGCGGCACGGGGGACCGAGTCCCCCGCCCAGCCCCCGGTCCAGGCCCAGGCCCAGGCCCCCGCACGAGCCCACGCAGCGGACGCCTCCGCACCCCGGCCGCGGACCTTCGACGCCGCTCCCGCGCGGGCCTCCCTGGAGCGGCTGCTGCCGCGGCACGCGCGGCAGTTCACGCTGGTGCCCGAAGCCCCGGCCGGGGCCGACGCCTTCACCGTCTCCGGCACGGCCGGCGCGATCACCGTCCGGGGTTCCAGCGGCGCCACCCTGCTCACCGGGGTCGGCTGGTACCTCCAGCACGTGGCGGGGGCCGACATCGGCTGGCCCGGCGACAGCATCGGCCTGCTGCCCGCCGTACTGCCGGCGGTGGGCGCCCCGGTCACCCGGAGCGCGCAGGTGACGCACCGGTACGCGCTGAACGACACCGACGACGGCTACGCGGGCCCGTACCGCACCTTCGAGCAGCACCAGCGACAGATCGACCTGCTCGCCCTGCACGGCATCAACGAGGTGTTCGTGCAGGTCGGCGCGGAGTACCCGTACTACCGGGCACTCCAGCGGTTCGGCTCCACCGCCGAGGAACTGCGGGAGTGGATCCCGGGTCCCGGTCACCAGAGCTGGTGGCTGCTGCAGAACCTGAGCGGCTTCGGTGGCCCCGTCTCCGAGCAACTGATGCGCACAAGAGCCGAGTTGGGGGGAAGGATCGCCGACCAGCTGCGCGGTCTCGGGATGACCCCGGTCCTGCCGGGCTACTTCGGTACCGTGCCGCCCGCCTTCGCCGAGCGCAACCCGGGCGCGGAGACCGTGCCCCAGGGCGACTGGGCGGGCTTCGACCGGCCGGACTGGCTGGACCCGGTCTCACCGGTCTTCGGGAGGCTGGCCGCCGCCTACTACGCCGAGCAACGGGCGGTGTTCGGGGACAGCACGATGTACCGGATGAGCCCGCTGCACGAGGGCGGGCAGACCGGCTCGGTCGATGTGAAGGCGGCTGCCAGGGCGGTGCAGCAGGCGCTGTGGGCGGCCCACCCGGGCGCGCTGTGGGCGGTACTGGGCTGGCAGGACGACCCGACCAAGGAACTCCTCTCCGGAGTGGACACCTCGAAGCTGCTGATCCTGGACGGGCTCTCGGACCGGTACAACAGGCTGGACCGCGAGACCCGCTGGGGCGGCGCCCCCTACGCCATCGGCTCGATCTACAACTTCGGCGGGCACACGACGATCGGCGCCAACACCTCGGTGTGGATCGAACGGCTGCAGGACTGGCGCACGAAGCCCGGCAGCGCGCTGACCGGCATCGCCTACCTGCCGGAGGCCACCGGCACCAACCCGGCGGCCTTCGACCTCTTCACCGACCTGGCGTGGGAGCCGGGCCCGATCGACCAGCGCCAGTGGTTCGCGGAGTTCGCGGCCCGCCGGTACGGCGCCCCCGACGCCGCGGCCTCCGCCGCGTGGGAGGAGCTGCGCATGGGGCCGTACAGCACTTCCTCGGGGCTCTGGTCGGAGTCCCAGGACAGCCTCTTCGCGGCCCGGCCGGGCCTGGCGGCCGTGGGATCCGCCTACTGGAGCCCCAAGTCGATGCGCTATCCGGCCGGTTCGGTACGCCGGGCACTGGACCACCTGCTCAGGGTGGATCCGCGCCTGCGCGGTTCCAGCGCCTACCGCTTCGACCTGGTGGACACCGCCCGGCAGGCCCTCGCCAACCACTCGCGGGTGCTGCTGCCCCGGATCAAGGCGGCCTACGAGGCCCGGGACCTGACCCTGTTCCGTGAGCTGACCGGCGACTGGGCCCACCGGGAGGAGCAGTTGGACACGCTCGTCGGCTCGGATCCGAACTTCCTGCTCGGGTCCTGGCTGTCGGCCGCCCGCGCGCACGGCGCGGACCCGGCCGAGGCCGACCGGTACGAGTACGACGCCCGCTCGATCCTCAGTGTGTGGGGCCGCCGGAGCACCAGCGAGGGTGGCTTCCTGCACGACTACGCGAACCGCGAATGGAGCGGCCTGATCAGCGAGTTGTACGCGCGACGCTGGTCCGCCTACTTCACCTCGCTGGAGGAGGCGCTGGTACGGCGGGCGGCGCCGGAGGCCATCGACTGGCACGCCTTCGAGGACGACTGGGCCCGGCTCACCACCCGCCACCCGGACCGGCCGTCCGGGGACCCGTACGCCCTGGCATCCGGGATCGCGGCCACGCTGCCCGAGGTCGAATGA